Proteins encoded within one genomic window of Candidatus Desulfarcum epimagneticum:
- a CDS encoding Antitoxin encodes MQVYTFSEARQKLAAVLEQASIDGEVLIKRRDGRNYVLKSEISHRSPLDIKGVDVGMSASEIVDIVRGGR; translated from the coding sequence ATGCAAGTATATACTTTTTCTGAAGCGAGGCAAAAACTCGCCGCAGTTCTCGAACAGGCTTCCATTGACGGTGAGGTTCTAATAAAACGAAGAGACGGTCGAAATTATGTTTTAAAGTCCGAAATAAGCCATCGCTCTCCCCTGGACATAAAAGGAGTAGACGTGGGTATGTCTGCCTCTGAAATAGTTGATATTGTAAGGGGAGGCAGATAA
- a CDS encoding conserved hypothetical protein (Evidence 4 : Unknown function but conserved in other organisms), protein MFDLLMEYIKDGRIKLDKTKLDVRAAYHDPCNYGRKSEKRFGHGYYEEPRWIMDQCFENWTDLHPCREHQFCCGGGGGTLVTGHDRERIHYGRKKIDQIKAAGADMIVVPCHSCHGQLNSVKKEHGMDNLQVKYLWEVVADILVLE, encoded by the coding sequence GTGTTCGATCTTTTGATGGAATATATCAAAGACGGCCGGATCAAGCTGGACAAAACAAAGCTTGATGTCCGGGCCGCCTACCACGACCCGTGCAACTACGGCCGGAAATCCGAAAAACGTTTCGGACACGGCTATTACGAAGAGCCCCGATGGATCATGGACCAGTGCTTTGAGAACTGGACCGACCTCCACCCCTGCCGGGAGCATCAGTTCTGCTGCGGCGGCGGAGGGGGAACCCTGGTGACCGGCCACGACCGGGAGCGGATTCATTACGGCCGGAAAAAGATAGACCAGATCAAAGCCGCCGGGGCCGATATGATCGTGGTCCCCTGCCACAGCTGCCACGGCCAGCTCAACAGCGTCAAAAAAGAGCATGGCATGGACAATCTCCAGGTGAAATACCTTTGGGAAGTCGTGGCTGATATTTTGGTTTTGGAATAG
- a CDS encoding MerR family transcriptional regulator: MTDHPAPRSVDSLDRDAFDPAAFFQNQCVSCGLCSSSCPLSGLHGFDPRKIVRMASFGQKDALVESEWPWMCTMCDRCAHGCPAEVRISDIVRNIRGLREKDAIPGVLGKGLEAALKTGNNLSLPQPDFEFILEDVGEEIADEKGFESLSIPIDKQNANLLTTIHNKLVNTHTEDLKPWWKIFHAAGEDWTVPAVNWEGTNWGLFTGDDESMEIMAGRVADNMERLGARNLLWPE; encoded by the coding sequence ATGACTGACCACCCGGCGCCCCGAAGCGTCGATTCCCTGGACCGGGACGCCTTTGACCCCGCCGCCTTTTTTCAAAACCAATGTGTGTCATGCGGGCTGTGCTCCAGCTCATGCCCGTTGTCCGGCCTGCATGGCTTCGATCCCCGAAAAATCGTCCGAATGGCCTCCTTTGGCCAAAAAGACGCCCTTGTGGAGTCGGAATGGCCCTGGATGTGCACCATGTGCGACCGGTGCGCCCACGGATGCCCCGCGGAGGTCCGGATTTCAGACATCGTCCGAAATATCCGGGGCCTGCGGGAAAAAGACGCCATTCCCGGCGTGCTGGGAAAAGGTCTTGAGGCGGCTTTGAAAACGGGAAACAACCTCAGCCTTCCGCAGCCGGATTTTGAGTTCATACTTGAGGATGTGGGGGAGGAAATCGCCGACGAAAAAGGGTTTGAGTCCCTTTCCATTCCCATCGACAAACAAAACGCCAACCTTCTGACCACTATCCACAACAAGCTGGTCAACACCCACACCGAAGACCTCAAGCCCTGGTGGAAAATCTTCCACGCGGCCGGGGAGGACTGGACCGTCCCGGCCGTGAACTGGGAAGGAACCAACTGGGGCCTTTTCACCGGCGACGACGAGTCCATGGAAATCATGGCGGGCCGGGTGGCCGACAATATGGAGCGGCTGGGGGCCAGAAATCTGCTGTGGCCCGAATGA
- a CDS encoding conserved hypothetical protein (Evidence 4 : Unknown function but conserved in other organisms), translating into MKKNSPENFRNYDSRIRALVIGDGPCAAETAAALAKHNMPPVILSSPDAPAAKEAPEAVSQIAGRLVSCSPVLSVLPEGGSSKEGGSGTPGNFDVLIDSGREKTAFRAESVIIAEDEQRRALFDAHGLAENSRTLSLSRAKENPGLFEGAQTVAFLAGLAHECHPAIFSEMISLCLTLQREKNIRACLFYDHLKVSGKNAEALCREARRKGALFFSFTNRGPDIGQDETGRTRLSWVDEISKEPFEMSPDITVLDEAAGPSENLKTLSRIMGLETDANGFIQADNVHRLTVLTNRKGIFAVGASRKIQSPAGHARDTAAALLRAGAVDECPARPSPFAEIDPGACVFCLTCLRSCPHGAVAIAPRPVIIKEACAGCGACAALCPGKAISLNGFDPNDFDLDGAPAIAAFCCERSAVPALESAPDGSFPPGLSVKKVPCAAAISAEGLYSAFQNGADGALILTCHKGNCHSGRGDSDAREKAARAAGFLEQIGVDPKRIRTESLASNMGGVCRHIIEDFQKTLSKMGPLSGLKTGEKPHD; encoded by the coding sequence ATGAAAAAAAACAGTCCTGAAAATTTCCGGAATTATGATTCCCGGATCCGGGCGCTGGTCATCGGAGACGGCCCATGCGCGGCGGAAACGGCGGCGGCGCTGGCCAAACATAATATGCCCCCCGTGATCCTGTCCTCCCCCGACGCCCCGGCCGCGAAAGAGGCCCCCGAAGCCGTCTCCCAAATCGCCGGCCGCCTGGTCTCGTGCTCCCCTGTTTTATCTGTTTTACCCGAAGGGGGATCATCCAAAGAAGGCGGTTCCGGGACCCCGGGGAATTTTGACGTCCTGATCGACTCCGGACGGGAAAAGACCGCTTTTCGCGCCGAATCCGTCATCATCGCCGAGGACGAGCAGCGCCGCGCCCTTTTTGACGCCCACGGCCTGGCCGAAAATTCCCGGACCCTTTCCCTGTCCCGGGCCAAAGAAAATCCAGGGCTTTTTGAAGGGGCCCAAACCGTGGCGTTTCTGGCCGGCCTGGCCCATGAATGCCACCCCGCGATTTTTTCCGAGATGATCTCCCTGTGCCTGACGCTTCAGCGCGAAAAAAACATCCGGGCATGCCTTTTTTATGACCATCTCAAAGTCTCCGGGAAAAACGCCGAGGCGCTGTGCCGGGAAGCCCGGCGGAAAGGCGCCCTGTTTTTCAGCTTCACGAACCGCGGCCCGGACATCGGCCAGGATGAGACGGGCCGGACGCGCCTGAGCTGGGTGGATGAAATCTCCAAAGAGCCCTTTGAGATGTCGCCCGACATCACGGTCCTGGACGAGGCGGCGGGGCCGTCTGAAAACCTGAAAACCCTTTCCCGGATCATGGGCCTTGAAACGGACGCGAACGGTTTTATCCAGGCCGACAACGTTCACCGTTTGACGGTTTTGACCAACCGGAAGGGGATATTCGCCGTGGGGGCGTCCAGAAAAATCCAAAGCCCGGCTGGCCATGCCCGGGACACGGCCGCGGCGCTTCTGCGAGCCGGGGCCGTGGACGAATGTCCGGCGCGGCCCTCCCCTTTCGCCGAAATCGATCCCGGCGCCTGCGTGTTCTGCCTGACCTGCCTGCGCTCGTGCCCCCACGGGGCCGTGGCCATCGCCCCCCGGCCCGTGATCATCAAAGAGGCGTGCGCCGGATGCGGCGCCTGCGCCGCGCTCTGCCCCGGGAAGGCCATCTCCTTAAACGGCTTTGACCCAAACGATTTTGATTTAGACGGCGCGCCGGCCATCGCGGCGTTTTGCTGCGAGCGCTCCGCCGTCCCGGCCCTGGAGTCCGCCCCGGACGGGTCTTTTCCGCCCGGGCTGTCTGTGAAAAAGGTTCCGTGCGCGGCCGCCATATCCGCCGAGGGCCTCTACTCCGCCTTTCAAAACGGCGCGGACGGGGCGCTGATCCTCACCTGCCACAAGGGGAACTGCCATTCAGGCCGGGGGGATTCCGACGCCCGGGAAAAAGCGGCGCGCGCCGCCGGATTTTTAGAACAAATCGGCGTGGACCCCAAACGGATCCGGACGGAGTCTCTGGCCTCAAACATGGGCGGGGTCTGCCGCCATATCATCGAAGATTTTCAAAAAACGCTTTCAAAAATGGGGCCTTTGTCCGGCCTCAAAACGGGAGAAAAACCCCATGACTGA
- a CDS encoding conserved hypothetical protein (Evidence 4 : Unknown function but conserved in other organisms): protein MPDKDKQVLIVGAGPAGLSAAVELAGQHIGSTLIEKAPSPGGHGVRLACKAAEECVKCGACAAEDILKRAQKDPRIEIITNARIKEIQKKSDAGRFTARIERSPGDAAPETLEISADAVIAASGFSPFDPEKKPYGYKKFENVITGLALEEMIRAEGLPLRPSDGKPPARMAFIQCVGSRDSRLGHLWCSRICCGSALRMAALTRYRSPETEISFFYIDVQHFGRDFETRFEKIRNDIEMIRAIPGDVFEIEEKNLSLSWFDKKTEKSLEKTTNLLVLSAGMTPRAPAFLNGLIPPDTPEQDAGFLPDALRDEMAGRGVFCAGTVSGPMTIEESSADGALAAFQALTYMKKTPKKNKPEHSNEKKQS, encoded by the coding sequence ATGCCGGATAAAGACAAACAGGTCCTGATCGTCGGCGCCGGGCCCGCCGGCCTGTCCGCCGCCGTTGAGCTGGCCGGACAACACATCGGCTCCACGCTGATCGAAAAAGCCCCCTCCCCGGGCGGGCATGGGGTCCGGCTGGCCTGCAAGGCCGCCGAAGAATGCGTGAAATGCGGCGCGTGCGCGGCCGAAGACATCCTGAAAAGGGCCCAAAAAGACCCCCGGATTGAGATCATCACAAACGCCCGGATCAAGGAAATTCAAAAAAAATCGGACGCTGGGCGATTCACGGCCCGGATCGAGCGCTCGCCCGGGGACGCGGCGCCTGAAACCCTTGAAATATCCGCCGACGCCGTCATCGCGGCGTCGGGCTTTTCGCCCTTTGACCCGGAAAAAAAGCCCTACGGATACAAAAAATTTGAAAACGTGATCACCGGCCTGGCGCTTGAGGAAATGATCCGGGCGGAGGGCCTTCCCCTGCGGCCGTCGGACGGAAAACCCCCGGCGCGCATGGCCTTTATCCAGTGCGTGGGAAGCCGGGACTCGCGCCTGGGGCATTTGTGGTGCTCCCGGATCTGCTGCGGCTCGGCCCTCCGAATGGCCGCTTTGACCCGGTATCGGTCGCCTGAGACGGAAATCTCGTTTTTTTACATCGATGTCCAGCATTTCGGGCGGGACTTTGAGACGCGTTTTGAAAAAATCAGAAACGACATTGAAATGATCCGCGCCATTCCCGGCGATGTGTTTGAAATCGAAGAAAAGAATCTGTCCCTGTCCTGGTTTGACAAAAAGACGGAAAAATCCCTTGAGAAAACCACGAACCTGCTGGTCCTGTCCGCGGGAATGACCCCCCGGGCCCCGGCCTTTTTAAACGGCCTCATTCCCCCGGACACGCCGGAACAAGACGCCGGCTTTCTCCCGGACGCCCTTCGGGACGAAATGGCCGGCCGGGGCGTTTTTTGCGCCGGAACGGTCTCCGGGCCCATGACCATCGAGGAGTCCTCGGCGGACGGGGCCTTGGCGGCGTTTCAGGCATTAACATACATGAAAAAAACGCCTAAAAAAAACAAACCGGAACATTCCAATGAAAAAAAACAGTCCTGA
- the dapA gene encoding 4-hydroxy-tetrahydrodipicolinate synthase, with product MKPGCYTALITPFSDSGDEVDRRGIQKLVDFQTSQGIDGILAVGTTGESPVLTWDEHHAVMETIIAEAKGKCLRLAGTGSNNYKEAMAASEHAAKTGADGILMVDPYYNGPSSLEIRREYISPIARALPDVWVIPYVIPGRTGAQLFPEDLAMLNDAFENLNSVKEATCDPENMKKTRSLCGPDFVIMSGDDPMTFEMMADPEIKAGGAISVTSNIAPAACAEMVRLLNAGETEKARSLNEALSPLFSIVTVKTREKTPFGEVECRARNPLAFKTAMRILGMPCGPCRQPLGKMTRKGLETVIGALKTVQAKNPEIIMPVSEFFGVDIDARLEDLSVLEGLCYDEY from the coding sequence ATGAAACCAGGATGTTACACCGCCCTGATCACCCCGTTTTCGGATTCCGGAGACGAAGTCGATCGCCGAGGCATTCAAAAACTGGTCGATTTCCAGACATCCCAGGGAATTGACGGGATACTGGCCGTGGGGACCACAGGAGAGAGCCCTGTGCTGACGTGGGACGAACACCACGCCGTGATGGAGACCATCATCGCGGAGGCCAAAGGCAAATGCCTGCGCCTGGCCGGGACCGGCAGCAACAACTACAAAGAGGCGATGGCGGCCTCAGAGCACGCGGCCAAAACAGGCGCCGACGGCATTCTGATGGTGGACCCGTATTACAACGGCCCCAGCTCCCTTGAGATCCGACGGGAATACATATCCCCCATCGCCCGGGCCCTTCCGGATGTGTGGGTGATTCCCTACGTGATACCGGGCCGGACCGGGGCCCAGCTCTTCCCCGAAGACCTGGCCATGCTCAATGACGCCTTTGAAAACCTCAACTCGGTGAAGGAGGCCACGTGCGACCCTGAAAACATGAAAAAAACCCGGTCCCTTTGCGGCCCGGATTTTGTGATCATGTCCGGCGACGATCCCATGACCTTCGAGATGATGGCCGATCCTGAGATCAAAGCGGGCGGGGCCATCTCCGTGACCTCCAACATCGCCCCGGCCGCCTGCGCCGAAATGGTTCGCCTGCTCAACGCCGGGGAGACGGAAAAGGCCCGCTCGCTCAACGAGGCCCTGTCCCCCCTTTTCAGCATCGTCACGGTGAAAACCCGGGAAAAGACCCCCTTCGGCGAGGTGGAGTGCCGGGCCCGGAACCCGCTGGCCTTTAAAACCGCCATGCGGATCCTGGGAATGCCCTGCGGCCCGTGCAGACAGCCCCTGGGCAAAATGACCCGAAAGGGCCTGGAGACCGTGATCGGGGCGCTTAAAACCGTTCAGGCGAAAAATCCGGAGATCATCATGCCGGTCTCGGAATTTTTCGGCGTGGACATCGACGCCCGCCTGGAGGATTTGTCGGTTCTAGAGGGGCTTTGCTACGACGAATACTAA
- a CDS encoding conserved hypothetical protein (Evidence 4 : Unknown function but conserved in other organisms), translating to MEKAKNAEEYIEIQRQAIAMNPDCGNSHYNLAVGLLGMKKYDEAEKELLEAVECSPTLAEAYVQLGGICLRRGDLDGCLAYNQRAVRSRAAFAEGHGNIGFVYLQKGEVDKAIVSLKKAISYNKNFVQAYATLANAYLMKGLVDESIEAGKKVLDIAPDFAVAHNNLAIAYLENDCVDQAAESCERARELGYEVAPELVAEIEKRRRNDG from the coding sequence ATGGAAAAAGCGAAAAACGCTGAGGAATATATTGAGATTCAGCGCCAGGCCATCGCCATGAATCCCGACTGCGGAAACTCCCATTACAATCTTGCGGTGGGGCTTTTGGGAATGAAAAAATACGACGAGGCGGAAAAAGAGTTGCTGGAAGCCGTGGAATGCAGCCCCACCCTGGCCGAGGCCTACGTTCAGCTGGGGGGCATCTGCCTGCGCCGGGGGGACCTGGACGGCTGCCTGGCCTACAACCAGAGAGCCGTTCGCTCAAGGGCCGCCTTTGCCGAAGGGCATGGCAACATCGGATTCGTTTATCTGCAAAAGGGCGAGGTGGACAAGGCCATCGTCTCCCTTAAAAAGGCCATCTCCTACAACAAAAATTTTGTCCAGGCCTACGCGACCCTGGCCAACGCCTATTTGATGAAGGGACTGGTGGACGAAAGCATAGAGGCCGGGAAAAAAGTCCTGGACATCGCCCCGGATTTCGCGGTGGCCCACAACAACCTGGCCATCGCCTATCTGGAAAACGACTGCGTTGACCAGGCCGCTGAAAGCTGTGAACGGGCCCGGGAGCTGGGCTATGAGGTGGCCCCGGAGCTTGTGGCGGAAATTGAAAAGCGCAGGCGAAATGACGGATAA
- a CDS encoding conserved hypothetical protein (Evidence 4 : Unknown function but conserved in other organisms), which produces MRWPRSLWRKLKSAGEMTDKSGPAFSFFLSEKNMEVDEASEIWGAFLPEDRRMSPGRRRRVAYGDYFSAARDCVEARLDRVLAPAISRKIGVSTRTADIESVAVFLKKHGAFYHPARIEARARGRVCAFVWNAAFSDAGKARVKEEVRALRALNAGPFPGFLPEVFDVGEIPAGAGGRLSFFLGEWFEGHSELHLSRRRDDSAGLKVWSETGPRFFLSPKLEWEFYERSAFILTCFYNPETFEQVFPWHHAAGDFIVKPMDGGLDVRLVTARGRGALFGSEEPDPEAVFQGLAFFWINLSIRTRLDRMDGTGETAWAGDRAAPAAWSGFLKALNEKERRGDMPPSAAGFRDYFSSLSRSDILDMAMAVLGSYNPRAPDIPIIEKNMEAHARLMADLMGPDPAPRGF; this is translated from the coding sequence ATGAGGTGGCCCCGGAGCTTGTGGCGGAAATTGAAAAGCGCAGGCGAAATGACGGATAAATCCGGCCCGGCCTTTTCTTTTTTTCTTTCGGAAAAAAACATGGAGGTGGACGAGGCCTCTGAAATCTGGGGGGCCTTTCTTCCCGAAGACCGCCGGATGAGCCCGGGCCGACGGCGCCGCGTCGCCTATGGCGATTATTTTTCAGCCGCCCGGGACTGTGTCGAGGCCCGTCTTGACCGGGTCCTTGCGCCTGCGATTTCCAGGAAAATCGGCGTTTCGACCCGGACGGCGGACATTGAGAGCGTGGCTGTTTTTTTAAAAAAGCACGGCGCCTTTTACCATCCCGCCAGAATCGAGGCCCGGGCCCGGGGCCGTGTCTGCGCCTTTGTGTGGAACGCGGCTTTTTCAGACGCCGGAAAGGCGCGGGTCAAAGAAGAGGTCCGGGCGCTCCGGGCGCTCAACGCCGGTCCTTTCCCGGGTTTTTTGCCCGAGGTTTTCGATGTCGGGGAAATCCCCGCCGGCGCCGGCGGCCGGCTTTCGTTTTTTTTAGGGGAGTGGTTCGAGGGCCACAGCGAGCTTCATCTTTCCCGCCGCAGGGACGACTCCGCGGGCCTGAAGGTGTGGAGCGAGACCGGTCCCCGCTTTTTTCTTTCCCCGAAGCTGGAATGGGAATTCTACGAGCGCTCGGCGTTTATCCTCACCTGCTTTTACAATCCGGAGACATTTGAGCAGGTGTTTCCCTGGCATCACGCCGCCGGGGATTTTATCGTCAAACCCATGGACGGCGGGCTGGACGTCCGGCTTGTCACGGCCCGGGGGCGCGGGGCGCTGTTCGGCAGCGAAGAGCCCGACCCGGAGGCCGTTTTCCAGGGACTGGCCTTTTTCTGGATTAATCTGTCCATCCGGACGCGTCTGGACCGGATGGACGGAACCGGCGAGACGGCGTGGGCCGGCGACAGGGCCGCGCCGGCCGCCTGGTCCGGTTTTTTAAAGGCGCTGAATGAGAAAGAGCGCCGGGGAGACATGCCCCCTTCCGCCGCCGGTTTCCGGGATTATTTTTCCTCCCTTTCCCGCTCCGATATTCTCGATATGGCCATGGCCGTTTTGGGCTCATACAACCCCCGGGCGCCGGATATTCCCATCATCGAAAAAAACATGGAGGCGCACGCCCGTTTAATGGCCGATCTCATGGGCCCGGACCCCGCCCCCCGGGGGTTTTAA
- a CDS encoding Magnetosome protein conserved in magnetotactic Deltaproteobacteria (Evidence 5 : Unknown function): MFFYIDNMRGGGVYKKKWKLKSGDETMAQKAMIKDNKALCRHCDTRMTLLTMNKFYGKWPWALLGLGLLAFFFIHFGGPIIGLPMILLGVYLVTAKHTISMCPECGYYFKVLTAKRKKTVISVKEPQTNNRN, from the coding sequence TTGTTTTTTTATATTGACAATATGCGCGGGGGGGGGGTATATAAAAAAAAATGGAAATTAAAATCGGGAGATGAAACCATGGCCCAAAAAGCGATGATTAAGGACAACAAAGCGTTGTGCCGTCACTGCGACACAAGAATGACGCTGTTGACAATGAATAAATTTTACGGCAAATGGCCCTGGGCGCTTCTCGGGCTGGGACTGCTGGCCTTTTTCTTCATTCACTTTGGAGGCCCCATCATCGGGCTGCCCATGATCCTTCTGGGCGTTTATCTTGTCACGGCAAAGCACACCATCAGCATGTGTCCGGAATGCGGTTACTATTTTAAGGTATTAACCGCGAAAAGAAAAAAAACGGTAATATCGGTTAAGGAACCCCAAACAAACAACAGGAATTGA
- the mamK1 gene encoding Magnetosome protein MamK1 (Evidence 2a : Function from experimental evidences in other organisms; Product type s : structure), whose translation MDIKPSKQELAWISEQLKTIRTMLSNDKNHIIGINLGTSWTVAMTRKMKGRFRSVVGYPKDILAKSVIKEDYLIGEKALENGGALSLVYPFKRGVIDADDSKNFHAASEIFSYAVSGTNPGPDARICCVIGMPPNALSEDKDRVLEIARESCHHAAVVSHPFLVALGMDRLIDSIIVDIGAGTTDICGLKGALPGPQDEITLLTAGESIDAALATAIRDRYPGVSLTKKLICEIKEKHAFVGTAPKPVLVELRKRGIPEKYDITSEIKLACESIFPDIIDGIVSVLSTFDLEKQDTVLQNIYLAGGGSGIAGIETFIEKGLEDYGDVSVHRIKDSDFCGCEGALKISDSAFLDGMKLESLK comes from the coding sequence ATGGATATTAAACCGTCTAAACAGGAATTGGCATGGATATCAGAACAACTGAAAACGATAAGAACCATGTTGTCAAATGATAAGAACCATATTATCGGGATTAATTTGGGCACATCATGGACCGTCGCAATGACCCGCAAAATGAAAGGCAGGTTCCGGTCCGTTGTCGGTTATCCAAAGGATATTTTGGCTAAAAGCGTGATAAAGGAAGATTATTTAATCGGGGAAAAGGCGTTGGAAAACGGGGGGGCGCTTTCATTGGTCTATCCGTTTAAACGAGGGGTGATTGACGCGGACGATTCCAAAAATTTTCACGCCGCCTCAGAAATTTTTTCTTATGCGGTGAGCGGCACCAATCCGGGACCGGACGCCCGGATTTGCTGCGTCATCGGCATGCCGCCCAATGCGCTGTCTGAAGACAAGGACCGGGTTTTGGAAATCGCCAGGGAATCCTGCCATCACGCGGCTGTTGTTTCCCATCCTTTTTTGGTGGCGCTTGGAATGGACAGGCTGATCGATTCCATCATCGTGGATATCGGCGCCGGGACCACGGATATCTGCGGGTTAAAAGGGGCGCTTCCCGGTCCTCAAGATGAAATCACCCTGTTAACGGCCGGGGAATCCATTGACGCCGCCTTGGCGACGGCGATCAGGGACCGGTATCCGGGGGTCTCGCTGACCAAAAAATTAATCTGCGAAATCAAAGAAAAACACGCGTTTGTGGGGACGGCGCCCAAACCTGTCCTGGTGGAGTTGAGAAAAAGAGGAATTCCTGAAAAATATGACATCACATCTGAAATCAAATTGGCCTGTGAAAGTATTTTTCCCGATATTATAGACGGCATTGTGTCTGTTTTATCCACCTTTGACCTTGAAAAGCAGGACACGGTTCTTCAAAATATTTATCTTGCGGGCGGCGGGTCCGGGATCGCGGGAATCGAGACGTTTATTGAAAAAGGATTGGAAGATTACGGCGATGTAAGCGTCCATCGGATTAAAGATTCTGATTTTTGCGGATGCGAGGGGGCTTTGAAAATTTCCGATTCGGCATTTCTTGATGGAATGAAACTGGAATCGTTAAAATAA
- the mamK2 gene encoding Magnetosome protein MamK2 (Evidence 2a : Function from experimental evidences in other organisms; Product type s : structure), translating to MNADEKKQTGNPQSDNRQTGAGEAFLGIDLGTSRTAVVSSAGARFMFRTLVGFPKDIIAMRHVQSEYLIGEEALEKKTSLNMSKPLENGVIREDPTKEDLNAVRFILEKTIRDSKTGPRVKKHAVIGVPSEVSIKNIDILFDICRELFDTALVVSEPFLVAYSENRIVDAIVVDIGAGTTDICILQGALPTAKSQITSMKAGDYIDKSLKARILSKHPNVQATLNQVRLFKEKHAFVGKSSGPCKVKVRERGKPIEIDIAEEIKAECEDLVPDIVEHIEMFIRKFDPERQEEVLKNIYLAGGGSQIKGLDAMVEEKLQSYGDVKATCVKDPDFAGCQGALKITREIPLKDWEKIGPVCQK from the coding sequence ATGAACGCAGATGAAAAAAAACAGACGGGCAACCCGCAAAGCGACAACAGGCAAACCGGCGCTGGCGAGGCGTTTTTGGGGATAGACCTGGGAACATCGCGAACGGCTGTCGTATCAAGCGCCGGGGCCAGATTCATGTTCAGAACGCTGGTCGGCTTTCCCAAAGACATTATCGCCATGCGCCATGTTCAAAGCGAATATCTCATTGGCGAGGAGGCGCTTGAAAAAAAGACATCCCTGAATATGAGCAAGCCGCTTGAAAACGGCGTGATCAGAGAAGACCCGACAAAAGAGGACCTGAACGCCGTCAGGTTTATTCTTGAAAAAACCATCCGGGATTCAAAAACGGGGCCCAGGGTTAAGAAGCATGCCGTGATCGGCGTGCCCTCCGAGGTTTCCATAAAAAACATTGATATCCTGTTTGATATCTGCCGGGAGTTGTTTGACACGGCCCTGGTGGTTTCAGAGCCTTTTCTTGTGGCTTATTCCGAAAACCGGATTGTGGACGCCATTGTGGTGGATATCGGCGCGGGAACCACAGATATCTGTATTCTGCAAGGCGCCCTCCCCACAGCCAAAAGCCAGATCACATCAATGAAAGCCGGGGATTATATCGACAAATCCCTGAAAGCCAGAATCCTGTCCAAACACCCCAATGTTCAAGCGACCCTGAACCAGGTCAGGCTCTTTAAGGAAAAACACGCCTTTGTGGGGAAAAGCTCCGGGCCCTGCAAAGTAAAAGTCAGGGAAAGAGGCAAACCGATTGAAATAGACATCGCTGAGGAGATCAAGGCGGAATGCGAGGATCTGGTTCCGGATATCGTGGAGCATATCGAGATGTTTATCAGGAAATTTGATCCTGAAAGACAGGAAGAAGTTTTAAAAAATATTTACCTTGCCGGCGGCGGCTCGCAGATCAAGGGATTGGACGCCATGGTTGAGGAGAAACTTCAAAGTTATGGCGACGTCAAGGCAACCTGCGTGAAAGATCCCGATTTTGCCGGCTGCCAGGGCGCGCTTAAAATCACCAGGGAAATTCCCTTAAAGGACTGGGAGAAAATCGGACCGGTATGTCAGAAATAA